In one Coccinella septempunctata chromosome 6, icCocSept1.1, whole genome shotgun sequence genomic region, the following are encoded:
- the LOC123315011 gene encoding protein spaetzle 5-like isoform X1, with translation MITPAIKVERFNLKVFSIQFGVITVSIKEFFVDVNEIQDCSVYILGRSEYGIAVLYPQYNGILFKFDTEGRNLHVMQNVQVPMQNVQVPMQPRKDEKQSKFIPKIDPEKCEGETFCEDANFYPYNEVDQQLSKAGDEYKYIFGIDDVQLTSKMDSSTPYPGTGEANGASRVILHSVCETKMRIIFPRIAKNKRNQWKYVVNQDVEKVQGIAVEWCKNTGDRCNYLTSKNKFMVPTCGQKYSFRRLLTLSHEGLLESDIFEFPVACMCYVKSYLFK, from the exons atGATTACCCCAGCTATTAAGGTAGAACGTTTTAATCTAAAGGTCTTTTCGATTCAATTTGGAGTCATAACAGTTTCTATAAAGGAGTTTTTCGTTGATGTAAATGAAATCCAGGATTGTTCTGTGTAT attcttgGAAGAAGTGAATATGGAATAGCTGTTCTTTACCCCCAAT ATAACGGAATTCTCTTCAAATTCGACACGGAAGGAAGGAACCTGCATGTTATGCAGAACGTCCAAGTACCTATGCAGAATGTCCAAGTACCTATGCAGCCTCGTAAGGACGAGAAGCAGTCGAAATTTATACCGAAGATAGATCCGGAGAAATGTGAGGGTGAAACGTTCTGCGAAGATGCAAATTTTTACCCGTACAACGAGGTGGACCAGCAACTGTCAAAGGCGGGAGACGAATACAAATATATTTTCGGTATCGACGATGTTCAATTGACCAGCAAGATGGACAGTTCTACGCCCTACCCTGGAACAGGGGAGGCTAATGGAGCCTCAAGGGTGATCCTACATTCGGTGTGCGAGACGAAGATGAGGATTATTTTTCCGAGAATAGCCAAGAATAAGAGGAACCAGTGGAAATACGTGGTCAACCAGGACGTGGAGAAGGTACAGGGCATCGCTGTTGAATGGTGCAAGAA TACTGGAGACAGATGTAACTATTTGACGTCGAAGAATAAATTCATGGTACCCACCTGTGGCCAGAAGTACTCTTTTCGAAGACTGTTGACCCTGTCGCATGAGGGACTCTTGGAATCtgacattttcgaatttccggTAGCATGCATGTGCTATGTGAAATCGTATCTGTTCAAATGA
- the LOC123315011 gene encoding protein spaetzle 5-like isoform X4, with protein MQNVQVPMQNVQVPMQPRKDEKQSKFIPKIDPEKCEGETFCEDANFYPYNEVDQQLSKAGDEYKYIFGIDDVQLTSKMDSSTPYPGTGEANGASRVILHSVCETKMRIIFPRIAKNKRNQWKYVVNQDVEKVQGIAVEWCKNTGDRCNYLTSKNKFMVPTCGQKYSFRRLLTLSHEGLLESDIFEFPVACMCYVKSYLFK; from the exons ATGCAGAACGTCCAAGTACCTATGCAGAATGTCCAAGTACCTATGCAGCCTCGTAAGGACGAGAAGCAGTCGAAATTTATACCGAAGATAGATCCGGAGAAATGTGAGGGTGAAACGTTCTGCGAAGATGCAAATTTTTACCCGTACAACGAGGTGGACCAGCAACTGTCAAAGGCGGGAGACGAATACAAATATATTTTCGGTATCGACGATGTTCAATTGACCAGCAAGATGGACAGTTCTACGCCCTACCCTGGAACAGGGGAGGCTAATGGAGCCTCAAGGGTGATCCTACATTCGGTGTGCGAGACGAAGATGAGGATTATTTTTCCGAGAATAGCCAAGAATAAGAGGAACCAGTGGAAATACGTGGTCAACCAGGACGTGGAGAAGGTACAGGGCATCGCTGTTGAATGGTGCAAGAA TACTGGAGACAGATGTAACTATTTGACGTCGAAGAATAAATTCATGGTACCCACCTGTGGCCAGAAGTACTCTTTTCGAAGACTGTTGACCCTGTCGCATGAGGGACTCTTGGAATCtgacattttcgaatttccggTAGCATGCATGTGCTATGTGAAATCGTATCTGTTCAAATGA
- the LOC123315011 gene encoding protein spaetzle 5-like isoform X3, producing the protein MDILVFLTIFTSIPILGRSEYGIAVLYPQYNGILFKFDTEGRNLHVMQNVQVPMQNVQVPMQPRKDEKQSKFIPKIDPEKCEGETFCEDANFYPYNEVDQQLSKAGDEYKYIFGIDDVQLTSKMDSSTPYPGTGEANGASRVILHSVCETKMRIIFPRIAKNKRNQWKYVVNQDVEKVQGIAVEWCKNTGDRCNYLTSKNKFMVPTCGQKYSFRRLLTLSHEGLLESDIFEFPVACMCYVKSYLFK; encoded by the exons ATGGATATTTTAGTTTTTCTAACAATTTTTACTTCTATACCT attcttgGAAGAAGTGAATATGGAATAGCTGTTCTTTACCCCCAAT ATAACGGAATTCTCTTCAAATTCGACACGGAAGGAAGGAACCTGCATGTTATGCAGAACGTCCAAGTACCTATGCAGAATGTCCAAGTACCTATGCAGCCTCGTAAGGACGAGAAGCAGTCGAAATTTATACCGAAGATAGATCCGGAGAAATGTGAGGGTGAAACGTTCTGCGAAGATGCAAATTTTTACCCGTACAACGAGGTGGACCAGCAACTGTCAAAGGCGGGAGACGAATACAAATATATTTTCGGTATCGACGATGTTCAATTGACCAGCAAGATGGACAGTTCTACGCCCTACCCTGGAACAGGGGAGGCTAATGGAGCCTCAAGGGTGATCCTACATTCGGTGTGCGAGACGAAGATGAGGATTATTTTTCCGAGAATAGCCAAGAATAAGAGGAACCAGTGGAAATACGTGGTCAACCAGGACGTGGAGAAGGTACAGGGCATCGCTGTTGAATGGTGCAAGAA TACTGGAGACAGATGTAACTATTTGACGTCGAAGAATAAATTCATGGTACCCACCTGTGGCCAGAAGTACTCTTTTCGAAGACTGTTGACCCTGTCGCATGAGGGACTCTTGGAATCtgacattttcgaatttccggTAGCATGCATGTGCTATGTGAAATCGTATCTGTTCAAATGA
- the LOC123315013 gene encoding protein spaetzle-like: protein MRLKMKSWATFVAGFAFLVFNSRISACHPYQTHNPHDDKKRSSVREREPFVETTINWTNENHKVHVTTLDINRGYVEPIIPDYFPSPKQHKTQKKEEKPKKKCIRNFCEDVENYPETLIKNVLSRARNLEAYFKEAEVTFDISNRGGFDEDEDDSDSMCPTKSITMYPKTAINTKKEEKFLINVEGHRQGIVFQTCIENSNCRFHEGFPTDYESSCKQKYVRRSLAILGDDNQTTAWDTFEVPSCCVCVIKRKN from the exons ATGCGACTAAAAATGAAAAGTTGGGCGACCTTCGTGGCCGGTTTCGCATTTTTA GTGTTCAATTCGAGGATATCAGCATGCCACCCCTACCAGACGCATAACCCTCACGATGACAAAAAGAGATCTTCGGTGAGAGAAAGGGAACCCTTCGTTGAAACCACCATCAACTGGACCAACGAGAACCATAAGGTTCACGTGACTACACTGGATATCAATAGAG gttatgtcGAGCCTATCATCCCCGACTATTTTCCCTCTCCGAAACAGCATAAGACTCAAAAGAAGGAGGAAAAACCGAAGAAAAAGTGCATACGAAACTTCTGCGAAGACGTCGAGAATTATCCAGAGACCCTCATCAAGAATGTCTTGAGTAGGGCCAGGAATTTGGAAGCTTATTTCAAAGAGGCTGAAGTGACGTTCGACATCAGCAACAGGGGTGGTTTCGATGAAGACGAAGATGACAGCGATTCCATGTGTCCAACTAAATCCATCACGATGTATCCCAAGACTGCCATCAACACGAAGAAGGAAGAGAAATTCCTGATAAATGTGGAGGGTCATAGACAGGGTATCGTTTTCCAAACTTGCAT TGAGAACTCCAACTGTAGATTCCACGAGGGTTTCCCAACAGACTATGAGTCTTCCTGTAAGCAAAAGTATGTGAGGAGGAGCCTAGCTATCTTAGGCGATGACAACCAAACAACAGCCTGGGACACCTTCGAAGTGCCTTCTTGTTGTGTCTGTGTGATAAAACGTAAAAACTGA
- the LOC123315015 gene encoding protein spaetzle-like: MMKDVVVSVLIVLATLLMVCQAKRSTPSRILRKRSFKPKDVDEDCKGIECTSPSRYPERQINKLARRLRIESFGKVFEPTKMFDIKLRSPFDEEDDEGENVCAFREVTIFPKTAKDEDYKLRFIVNTKEHQQGITYQLCTSKESFINRMLLGYYFFCKQNYSTVRLLYLTEDGQLEYGKFPVPSACVCSYKKKI, from the exons ATGATGAAAGACGTGGTGGTGTCTGTTTTGATTGTTCTAGCAACCTTGCTGATG GTTTGCCAAGCGAAAAGATCAACCCCTTCCCGGATATTACGAAAGAGAAGTTTCAAACCAAAGGATGTGGACGAGGACTGCAAAGGGATAGAATGCACGTCGCCGAGTCGTTATCCTGAGAGGCAGATAAACAAATTGGCAAGGAGGCTCAGGATAGAATCCTTCGGTAAAGTCTTCGAGCCAACGAAAATGTTCGATATAAAACTCAGGTCGCCCTTCGATGAAGAGGACGATGAGGGAGAGAACGTTTGCGCCTTTAGGGAAGTCACTATTTTTCCCAAAACAGCCAAGGATGAGGATTATAAGCTGCGGTTTATCGTGAACACCAAGGAACATCAGCAAGGGATAACCTACCAGCTTTGTAC ATCCAAGGAATCATTCATCAATAGAATGCTTCTGGGATACTACTTCTTCTGCAAACAGAACTACAGCACAGTCAGATTGCTATATCTGACTGAAGATGGACAATTGGAGTATGGCAAATTTCCGGTTCCAAGTGCTTGCGTCTGCTcttacaagaaaaaaatatga
- the LOC123315011 gene encoding protein spaetzle 5-like isoform X2 → MITPAIKVERFNLKVFSIQFGVITVSIKEFFVDILGRSEYGIAVLYPQYNGILFKFDTEGRNLHVMQNVQVPMQNVQVPMQPRKDEKQSKFIPKIDPEKCEGETFCEDANFYPYNEVDQQLSKAGDEYKYIFGIDDVQLTSKMDSSTPYPGTGEANGASRVILHSVCETKMRIIFPRIAKNKRNQWKYVVNQDVEKVQGIAVEWCKNTGDRCNYLTSKNKFMVPTCGQKYSFRRLLTLSHEGLLESDIFEFPVACMCYVKSYLFK, encoded by the exons atGATTACCCCAGCTATTAAGGTAGAACGTTTTAATCTAAAGGTCTTTTCGATTCAATTTGGAGTCATAACAGTTTCTATAAAGGAGTTTTTCGTTGAT attcttgGAAGAAGTGAATATGGAATAGCTGTTCTTTACCCCCAAT ATAACGGAATTCTCTTCAAATTCGACACGGAAGGAAGGAACCTGCATGTTATGCAGAACGTCCAAGTACCTATGCAGAATGTCCAAGTACCTATGCAGCCTCGTAAGGACGAGAAGCAGTCGAAATTTATACCGAAGATAGATCCGGAGAAATGTGAGGGTGAAACGTTCTGCGAAGATGCAAATTTTTACCCGTACAACGAGGTGGACCAGCAACTGTCAAAGGCGGGAGACGAATACAAATATATTTTCGGTATCGACGATGTTCAATTGACCAGCAAGATGGACAGTTCTACGCCCTACCCTGGAACAGGGGAGGCTAATGGAGCCTCAAGGGTGATCCTACATTCGGTGTGCGAGACGAAGATGAGGATTATTTTTCCGAGAATAGCCAAGAATAAGAGGAACCAGTGGAAATACGTGGTCAACCAGGACGTGGAGAAGGTACAGGGCATCGCTGTTGAATGGTGCAAGAA TACTGGAGACAGATGTAACTATTTGACGTCGAAGAATAAATTCATGGTACCCACCTGTGGCCAGAAGTACTCTTTTCGAAGACTGTTGACCCTGTCGCATGAGGGACTCTTGGAATCtgacattttcgaatttccggTAGCATGCATGTGCTATGTGAAATCGTATCTGTTCAAATGA
- the LOC123315010 gene encoding stearoyl-CoA desaturase 5-like — MSPNMMKTPLPLLTEELVENVQVSKETKTVKKSWKNLWCYFGDEDMKWKNIMVLTSIHLFFLYSVYHILIVKKLYYMLFFFYIFYGYVGAFGVTAGAHRYYTHKCYKVKLPLRIFLVMAHASAGMNSMFHWVRDHRIHHKFTDTEADPHNASRGFFFSHVGWLMVKKNPAVIREGRKVDMSDVLEDPVVQFQEKHFGLLSLMLCHVIPILIPWYFWNYELWDCFCMNMIKWVYLINGVWAVNSAAHIWGTKPYDKNILPTENKWVSFIAIGEGWHNYHHTFPWDYKAAELSWWLNVTGVFLNIFAALGWVYDLKTPSQELIERVVKSRGDGSRLVWGKEVPETEEKQSID; from the exons ATGTCTCCGAATATGATGAAAACACCACTCCCTCTGCTAACTGAGGAGCTTGTGGAGAACGTCCAAGTTTCCAAAGAAACTAAAACTGTTAAGAAGAGTTGGAAGAATCTTTGGTGCTACTTTGGCGATGAAGAcatgaaatggaaaaatattatGGTGTTGACTTCAATACATTTATTCTTTTTATATAGCGTTTATCACATACTCATCGTCAAGAAACTCTATTATATGTTATTCTTTTTCT ACATTTTCTATGGTTATGTTGGTGCTTTTGGAGTAACAGCTGGTGCCCATAGATACTACACTCATAAATGTTACAAAGTAAAACTTCCGTTGAGAATCTTCTTGGTGATGGCTCATGCCAGTGCTGGAATG AATTCAATGTTCCATTGGGTGAGAGACCACAGAATCCACCATAAATTCACGGATACTGAAGCAGACCCCCACAACGCCAGTAGAGGATTCTTCTTCTCCCACGTGGGGTGGCttatggtgaaaaaaaatcctGCTGTCATAAGGGAAGGTCGAAAGGTAGATATGAGTGATGTCTTGGAGGATCCTGTTGTCCAGTTTCAAGAGAA GCATTTCGGTCTTTTGTCTTTGATGCTGTGTCACGTAATACCGATTTTGATACCTTGGTACTTTTGGAACTACGAGCTTTGGGACTGTTTCTGCATGAATATGATCAAGTGGGTTTATTTGATCAATGGAGTTTGGGCAGTTAACAGTGCTGCTCATATTTGGGGTACTAAGCCATACGATAA aaaTATCTTGCCAACGGAGAACAAATGGGTCTCTTTCATTGCTATTGGTGAAGGATGGCACAATTACCATCACACTTTCCCGTGGGATTATAAAGCTGCCGAACTGAGCTGGTGGTTGAACGTAACAGGTGTCTTTTTGAACATATTTGCCGCTTTAGGTTGGGTTTACGACCTGAAGACACCCTCTCAAGAGCTGATCGAGAGGGTTGTGAAGAGCAGAGGTGATGGAAGCAGATTAGTATGGGGAAAGGAGGTGCCAGAAACGGAAGAGAAGCAGAGCATAGATTGA
- the LOC123315014 gene encoding protein spaetzle 5-like: MITRVVFSTCVLICLLEGEPGAASPAVADLTGLDPSLEFDSVASRFRRGNKEEDSLIVETAEDYPADAIREILSESPQLGIFFKRTKVPGFGNRHNSFDQSEDRSMCETSFMTQWPQKLRNRKGKEKFIVNQESSYQPVYVETCKKDVTCTLKEFFPPNFTSECKQKYSVARLVAMNSPTDRNLVVDEFDIACGCVCTIKRT; this comes from the exons ATGATAACACGAGTCGTATTTTCGACATGTGTATTA ATATGTCTTCTGGAAGGTGAGCCTGGAGCTGCTAGTCCAGCTGTTGCTGATTTAACAGGTCTAGATCCTTCTTTGGAATTCGACAGTGTTG CTTCCAGATTCCGGAGGGGTAACAAAGAAGAAGACTCATTAATTGTGGAAACTGCAGAAGATTACCCAGCTGACGCGATAAGGGAGATTCTATCAGAATCCCCCCAACTTGGAATATTCTTCAAAAGGACCAAGGTCCCAGGCTTTGGCAACAGACACAACTCCTTCGATCAGTCTGAGGATAGAAGCATGTGCGAAACTAGCTTCATGACCCAGTGGCCGCAAAAACTCAGGAACAGGAAGGGCAAAGAAAAATTCATCGTGAATCAGGAAAGCTCCTACCAGCCAGTTTACGTCGAAACATGCAA GAAAGACGTCACATGCACCCTTAAAGAGTTCTTTCCACCAAACTTCACGTCCGAATGCAAACAGAAGTACTCAGTTGCCCGACTTGTGGCCATGAACAGTCCAACTGATAGGAACTTGGTGGTGGATGAGTTTGATATTGCGTGTGGATGTGTCTGCACAATTAAAAGAACATAA